A genomic region of Dermacentor andersoni chromosome 9, qqDerAnde1_hic_scaffold, whole genome shotgun sequence contains the following coding sequences:
- the LOC140213266 gene encoding uncharacterized protein, with the protein MQVFLCAVARVLLPSMVMSASLVREPPDLRTGIDVTTWRIRVDSHSASSNAPPPQNWMLEQLPRAVLSSTTTAEQAIKEPLPSSALCGLGGCATTRTSNPLLFIMQVFLCAVARVLLPSMVMSASLVREPPDLRTGIDVTTWRIRVDSHSASSNAPPPQNWMLEQLPRAVLSSTTTAEQAIKEPLPSSALCGLGGCATTRTSNPLLFIMQVCEPDYLYTKRTSNYFLVQLPSPQCCFDIVCECLGVTRSILLQSGDIEMNPGPSTDAVLAELKKLSAGQTTIIADMQGLKSQCTATSAALVDLSKRLADLEGHYQKLLPMQIEIQTIRTDTEQTAKLVHTLNARVDDAENRSRRNNLVFYGLPDTAASETSAASEEIILRLCSEHLNVPLEPQDIERAHRVGRHSANHPRPLIVRFNHYKKKEMVLSNGRELKGTDLSMGEDFSPAVREARRKLVSFAKAKSVPFSLRFKTLFIGSKRYVYDDTSQTVKEI; encoded by the coding sequence ATGCAGGTTTTCCTTTGCGCTGTCGCACGCGTACTGCTGCCCTCGATGGTGATGTCAGCGAGCCTCGTGAGGGAACCGCCAGATCTGCGCACAGGGATTGATGTGACTACTTGGCGCATACGTGTCGACAGTCATTCCGCTTCTTCAAATGCGCCACCACCTCAAAACTGGATGCTTGAGCAATTGCCGAGAGCCGTGCTGTCATCGACAACGACAGCAGAGCAAGCTATAAAGGAACCACTTCCATCATccgcgctctgtgggctcggtggctgtgccacaacaCGCACCAGTAACCCACTTCTATTCATCATGCAGGTTTTCCTTTGCGCTGTCGCACGCGTACTGCTGCCCTCGATGGTGATGTCAGCGAGCCTCGTGAGGGAACCGCCAGATCTGCGCACAGGGATTGATGTGACTACTTGGCGCATACGTGTCGACAGTCATTCCGCTTCTTCAAATGCGCCACCACCTCAAAACTGGATGCTTGAGCAATTGCCGAGAGCCGTGCTGTCATCGACAACGACAGCAGAGCAAGCTATAAAGGAACCACTTCCATCATccgcgctctgtgggctcggtggctgtgccacaacaCGCACCAGTAACCCACTTCTATTCATCATGCAGGTTTGTGAACCAGACTACTTGTATACTAAGAGAACTAGCAATTACTTTTTGGTGCAGCTTCCGAGCCCGCAGTGCTGCTTTGATATTGTTTGTGAGTGTCTCGGTGTAACTAGATCTATTTTGTTACAGTCAGGGGATATTGAAATGAACCCTGGTCCTAGTACTGATGCTGTGCTTGCCGAACTGAAAAAACTGTCCGCTGGCCAAACCACAATAATAGCAGACATGCAGGGCCTTAAAAGCCAATGTACGGCTACAAGTGCTGCACTCGTCGACTTAAGCAAGAGGTTAGCGGATCTAGAGGGCCATTATCAGAAACTACTACCAATGCAAATCGAGATACAGACCATAAGGACGGATACCGAACAAACGGCAAAGCTTGTTCACACTCTGAATGCCCGCGTTGACGATGCAGAGAATCGCTCAAGGCGAAACAATCTTGTGTTTTACGGCCTTCCCGATACAGCAGCATCAGAAACGTCGGCCGCGTCTGAAGAAATAATTTTACGTCTATGCTCAGAGCACCTGAACGTGCCACTTGAACCTCAAGACATAGAGCGAGCGCATCGTGTTGGTCGCCATTCTGCTAATCACCCGCGCCCACTAATTGTTAGGTTTAATCattataagaaaaaagaaatggtgctCTCAAATGGGCGCGAACTTAAGGGCACTGATCTCAGCATGGGTGAGGATTTTTCCCCGGCAGTTAGGGAAGCCCGCAGGAAACTTGTTTCGTTTGCGAAAGCCAAATCTGTGCCATTTTCTTTGCGCTTTAAAACTCTTTTCATTGGTTCTAAGCGCTACGTATACGATGACACATCGCAAACAGTGAAAGAAATATAG